In Rheinheimera sp. MM224, one DNA window encodes the following:
- a CDS encoding phosphatase PAP2 family protein, protein MWLQRLGSWDQRCFLALFSRSERKRIHQFSFWCSKTGDGPLYLLLVALLFALELTHASAFTELLLLSFAIELPLYLLLKNSIRRQRPYQLMAGMMQAHIEASDKFSLPSGHTAAAFVVASTLLCFYPEWAWLAFSWAGLIGLSRILLGVHFPLDILAGSSLGVSSCMVAQQILH, encoded by the coding sequence ATGTGGTTACAAAGGCTCGGGTCATGGGATCAACGCTGTTTTCTGGCACTTTTTAGCCGAAGCGAACGAAAGCGGATCCATCAATTTAGTTTCTGGTGTTCTAAGACCGGCGACGGCCCTTTATACCTGCTATTAGTTGCTCTGTTATTTGCGTTAGAATTGACTCACGCCAGTGCCTTTACTGAACTACTGTTATTGAGTTTTGCCATCGAATTACCGCTGTATCTGCTGTTAAAAAACTCAATCCGCCGTCAGCGCCCTTACCAGTTAATGGCGGGCATGATGCAAGCTCATATCGAAGCTTCAGATAAATTCAGTTTACCCTCCGGTCATACTGCCGCAGCCTTTGTAGTCGCAAGCACTTTGTTATGTTTTTATCCGGAATGGGCCTGGTTAGCTTTTAGCTGGGCAGGCCTAATTGGCTTGTCACGTATCCTGTTAGGGGTACATTTCCCGCTGGATATCCTGGCTGGTTCTTCTTTAGGTGTATCCAGTTGCATGGTGGCACAACAAATCCTGCACTAG
- a CDS encoding putative bifunctional diguanylate cyclase/phosphodiesterase: MSAVLLTSSAPALAQSLASQPLFYVVVLLTLLVLLFAAWVVVLKKRLAEQKPAQKQNKPKDLSFLSLHDDTSGLPNKLQLQQQFELWCRSHLNQKASLLLLKIQNFERVNQALGHQNANLVLLQIAQRINAAVQQEQELLVLEQHGKQSSKVAHLGGVDFVLWVDANTRQHAAEQIARRLEHNVPEALLIHGCAVEYQLQSGIAHYPQHGELLSDLIDRAYLAMQNRQLTQTSTVVFHPDLISYNNDKLGLMAELRNAISQQQLKLHIQPQIALSSRQVLAGEVLVRWHHPRRGLLGPAEFLELAEQMGVIYPLTQWVLEKAVMTLAELAQQEIHCKIAVNISSKDLLQDELVDSLELLLKRYKVQPSQLVLELKESALVAEPAKAMRMLKHLAQLGVELALDDFGTGFSSLAYLRELPISQVKVDCSFIFDLHRSDTHTAITGAIIDMAKNMNFMVVAEGIEQPEVEQKLIAMGCARGQGFLYAKPFALDAFPAWVKQWSYSKATY; the protein is encoded by the coding sequence TTGTCTGCTGTACTGCTGACCAGCTCTGCTCCCGCTTTGGCCCAGAGTCTGGCCAGCCAACCTTTGTTTTATGTTGTCGTACTGTTGACCCTTTTGGTGCTGCTTTTTGCTGCTTGGGTTGTGGTGCTGAAAAAACGTCTGGCGGAGCAAAAACCGGCGCAAAAACAAAACAAACCTAAAGATCTGTCCTTTTTGTCTTTACACGATGATACCAGCGGTCTGCCCAATAAATTGCAGTTACAGCAGCAGTTTGAACTCTGGTGTCGCAGTCATCTTAATCAAAAAGCATCTTTGCTGTTATTAAAAATTCAGAATTTTGAACGGGTGAATCAAGCGCTGGGTCATCAGAATGCCAATCTGGTGTTATTGCAGATAGCTCAGCGTATAAATGCGGCAGTGCAGCAGGAGCAGGAATTGCTGGTGCTGGAGCAGCATGGTAAACAAAGCAGTAAAGTCGCCCATTTGGGCGGGGTAGATTTTGTGCTTTGGGTGGATGCTAATACCCGTCAACATGCGGCTGAGCAAATTGCCCGCCGCTTAGAGCATAATGTGCCCGAAGCCTTACTTATTCATGGTTGTGCCGTGGAGTATCAGCTACAAAGTGGTATTGCGCATTATCCGCAGCATGGTGAGTTGTTATCTGATTTGATAGACCGCGCTTATCTTGCGATGCAAAACCGGCAACTGACCCAGACCAGCACTGTGGTATTTCATCCGGACTTGATTAGCTACAACAACGACAAGCTGGGCTTGATGGCTGAGCTACGAAATGCCATTAGTCAGCAACAATTAAAGTTGCATATCCAACCACAAATTGCCTTAAGTTCACGTCAGGTGCTGGCGGGTGAAGTCTTGGTACGCTGGCATCATCCACGTCGTGGTTTATTGGGGCCTGCAGAGTTTTTAGAACTGGCTGAACAAATGGGAGTGATTTACCCTCTGACCCAATGGGTGCTGGAAAAAGCAGTGATGACGCTGGCGGAGTTGGCGCAGCAAGAAATCCACTGCAAAATAGCAGTGAATATTTCCAGTAAAGATTTATTGCAGGATGAGCTGGTTGATAGTTTAGAACTGCTGCTGAAACGTTATAAAGTACAGCCTTCGCAGCTGGTGCTGGAGCTCAAAGAAAGTGCCCTGGTGGCAGAACCAGCGAAAGCCATGCGTATGCTAAAACATCTGGCGCAACTTGGAGTTGAGCTGGCGCTGGACGATTTTGGCACCGGGTTTTCATCCCTGGCTTATCTGCGAGAACTACCCATCAGCCAGGTGAAAGTGGATTGCTCCTTTATTTTTGATTTGCACCGTTCAGATACTCACACCGCCATTACCGGCGCCATTATTGATATGGCAAAAAACATGAATTTTATGGTGGTGGCCGAAGGTATTGAACAACCTGAAGTCGAACAAAAACTAATAGCTATGGGCTGTGCCAGAGGGCAGGGCTTTTTATATGCCAAGCCCTTTGCGCTGGATGCCTTTCCTGCCTGGGTCAAGCAGTGGAGTTATAGTAAGGCGACTTATTAA
- the hutU gene encoding urocanate hydratase: MSNPRLDPSRVIRAARGSEITAKSWQTEAAKRMLMNNLDPEVAEHPTSLVVYGGIGRAARDWACYDKIVEVLDRLNDDQTLLIQSGKPVGVFPTHPDAPRVLLANSNLVPNWANWEHFNELDKQGLMMYGQMTAGSWIYIGTQGIVQGTYETFVAIAKQHFAGEPNGKWVLTGGLGGMGGAQPLAATMAGFHMIACEVDESRIDFRLRTGYVDQKAYNLDEALVQLEVAKASGKPTSIGLLGNAADIFAELVKRNIIPDVVTDQTSAHDPLNGYLPQGWTMDQAKARRLEDETAVVQAAKASMAIQVQATLDMQTKGAVAVDYGNNIRQMALDMGVANAFDYPGFVPAYIRPLFCEGIGPFRWVALSGDPEDIYKTDAKVKELIPDNPHLHRWLDMARERIKFQGLPARICWIGLKDRARIALAFNDMVKNGELKAPIIIGRDHLDSGSVASPNRETEAMMDGSDAVSDWPLLNALLNTAGGATWVSLHHGGGVGMGYSQHSGVVILADGTEAAARRLGRVLWNDPGTGVMRHADAGYDIAKNCAREQGLDLPMVNQN, from the coding sequence ATGAGCAATCCACGTTTAGACCCAAGCCGCGTGATCCGCGCAGCCCGCGGCAGCGAAATTACCGCCAAGAGCTGGCAGACCGAAGCCGCCAAACGTATGTTGATGAATAACCTCGATCCTGAAGTGGCCGAGCACCCAACCTCTTTAGTGGTATACGGCGGCATAGGCCGTGCAGCCCGTGATTGGGCTTGTTATGACAAAATAGTCGAAGTACTGGACAGATTAAACGACGACCAAACCTTGTTGATCCAAAGCGGTAAACCCGTAGGTGTATTCCCGACTCACCCGGACGCACCTCGTGTATTACTGGCGAACTCTAACCTGGTACCTAACTGGGCGAACTGGGAACACTTTAACGAGTTAGATAAACAAGGTCTGATGATGTACGGCCAGATGACCGCTGGCTCTTGGATCTACATTGGTACTCAGGGCATAGTTCAGGGCACCTACGAGACTTTTGTTGCCATAGCTAAACAACATTTTGCCGGTGAGCCAAATGGCAAATGGGTATTAACTGGTGGTTTAGGTGGCATGGGTGGTGCCCAGCCATTAGCGGCCACTATGGCTGGTTTTCATATGATCGCCTGTGAAGTCGACGAATCTCGTATCGATTTCCGTCTGCGCACTGGTTATGTCGATCAAAAAGCCTACAACCTGGATGAAGCTTTAGTTCAGTTAGAAGTGGCCAAAGCATCAGGCAAACCAACTTCTATCGGTTTGTTAGGCAATGCCGCTGATATCTTCGCTGAACTGGTGAAACGCAATATCATTCCTGATGTAGTGACAGACCAAACCTCAGCGCACGACCCGTTAAACGGTTACCTGCCTCAAGGCTGGACTATGGATCAAGCCAAAGCGCGTCGCCTTGAAGATGAAACTGCGGTAGTACAAGCAGCTAAAGCCTCAATGGCCATTCAGGTGCAAGCTACTTTGGATATGCAAACCAAAGGTGCTGTAGCTGTGGATTACGGCAACAATATCCGCCAGATGGCTTTGGATATGGGTGTTGCTAACGCTTTTGATTATCCGGGTTTTGTGCCGGCTTATATCCGTCCGTTGTTTTGTGAAGGTATAGGTCCATTCCGATGGGTGGCTTTATCTGGCGATCCGGAAGATATCTACAAAACTGACGCTAAAGTCAAAGAGCTGATCCCTGACAATCCGCATTTACACCGCTGGCTGGATATGGCACGTGAACGGATTAAGTTCCAGGGTTTACCAGCCCGTATTTGCTGGATTGGCTTAAAAGATCGCGCCCGTATTGCCTTAGCTTTTAACGACATGGTGAAAAACGGCGAATTAAAAGCGCCGATCATCATTGGTCGTGACCATTTAGACTCAGGCTCTGTCGCCAGTCCAAACCGAGAAACCGAAGCCATGATGGATGGATCAGACGCTGTATCTGACTGGCCATTATTAAATGCCCTGCTCAACACAGCAGGCGGCGCAACCTGGGTGTCTTTGCACCATGGCGGTGGTGTAGGTATGGGTTATAGCCAGCATTCTGGTGTGGTTATTTTAGCTGATGGTACAGAGGCAGCAGCCCGTCGTTTAGGTCGGGTGTTATGGAATGACCCTGGCACTGGCGTGATGCGTCATGCTGATGCTGGTTATGACATAGCGAAAAACTGCGCCCGTGAACAAGGCCTGGATTTACCTATGGTTAACCAGAACTAA
- the hutI gene encoding imidazolonepropionase, whose translation MQVFDAIWINVNLATMTDNGQPYGAITNAALAIKDGCIAWLGPKAELPETDLLSTPLYDGKGQWLLPGFIDCHTHLVYAGSRANEFEMRLNGATYQQIAEAGGGIKSTVAATRAASHEELFVLSKQRLNALLSQGVTTVEIKSGYGLDLETEQKILEVAAELDRTHPIDIQKTFLGAHALPLDYAGRPDDYMQLVVNDMLPQLHQQGLVDAVDVFCEGIGFSVAQSRLLFEKAKALGLPVKAHAEQLSHLGGASLVAEFSGLSADHIEYLQEQDVLAMKAAGTVAVVLPGAFYFLRETKLPPFDLLRQHQVPMAISTDLNPGTSPFCNLPLMLNMACTLFRFTPEEAIAGVTRHAAAALGMADRGTLAVDQQADFGLYQISQPAELCYQFGVNALTQLIKAGREVNLRGLS comes from the coding sequence ATGCAAGTCTTTGATGCAATTTGGATTAATGTCAATTTAGCTACTATGACTGATAATGGTCAGCCTTATGGTGCTATTACCAATGCTGCTTTAGCCATTAAAGATGGCTGCATTGCCTGGCTTGGCCCTAAAGCCGAATTGCCAGAAACTGACTTGTTATCTACCCCTTTGTATGATGGCAAAGGCCAGTGGTTATTACCGGGTTTTATCGACTGTCATACCCATCTGGTGTATGCAGGAAGCCGCGCTAATGAGTTTGAAATGCGTTTAAATGGTGCTACTTATCAGCAAATTGCAGAAGCGGGCGGTGGCATTAAATCTACAGTAGCGGCGACTCGTGCAGCCAGCCATGAAGAGTTATTTGTGCTGAGCAAGCAGCGCTTAAACGCCCTGTTGAGTCAGGGCGTGACCACTGTTGAAATCAAATCAGGTTATGGTCTGGATTTAGAGACAGAGCAAAAAATTCTTGAAGTGGCAGCAGAACTTGATCGTACTCATCCGATAGATATTCAGAAAACCTTTTTAGGTGCTCATGCTTTGCCTTTGGACTATGCAGGACGGCCTGATGACTATATGCAACTGGTGGTCAATGACATGCTGCCACAATTGCATCAGCAAGGGCTGGTTGATGCAGTAGATGTATTTTGTGAAGGCATAGGTTTTTCGGTTGCACAAAGCCGCTTGTTGTTTGAAAAAGCCAAAGCCCTGGGTTTGCCTGTCAAAGCTCATGCTGAGCAGCTATCGCATTTAGGTGGTGCCAGTTTAGTCGCAGAATTCAGTGGTTTATCTGCTGATCATATTGAATATCTGCAAGAACAAGACGTGTTGGCAATGAAAGCTGCAGGCACTGTGGCTGTGGTGCTGCCAGGTGCTTTTTACTTTTTACGCGAAACTAAATTGCCGCCTTTTGATTTGTTGCGCCAGCATCAGGTGCCTATGGCGATTTCTACCGATTTAAACCCTGGTACTTCGCCTTTTTGCAATTTGCCTTTGATGTTGAATATGGCCTGTACTTTATTCCGTTTTACGCCGGAAGAGGCCATAGCTGGAGTGACACGGCATGCGGCCGCAGCTTTAGGCATGGCTGACAGAGGTACTTTGGCAGTGGATCAGCAGGCTGACTTTGGGCTTTATCAAATCAGTCAGCCAGCAGAATTGTGTTACCAGTTTGGTGTCAACGCTTTAACCCAGCTGATCAAAGCAGGGCGCGAAGTCAATCTGCGTGGACTGAGCTAA
- a CDS encoding putative bifunctional diguanylate cyclase/phosphodiesterase, with amino-acid sequence MSPELLARTLLHLTQIGFAFTLTALLWYFFRVYQRNYLKSWAIAFSCFTAYAAFILVEVFWRPVFAAEFLGLGVKFLYISFCYAFAVWILVGVYEAVKQQRLAARTVNQLLLLVTGISFLSVTLFLLLPQWQDMTLYLQFYMRLVLIGVALCVAGFWLWSLTKRIFATKVVASAMLAWGILFLASASSILLHDAQDEPIQIVLYFKHIELLIQVILGLGLIIWLQEDERSTNQQLTAKTQYLDSHDPLTGALNRDALLRELSLLLQTDNALTLLMIGLDSFKVVNESVGLKQGDRILREVNRRFESSIVKPRLIARTGGDIFALVLEDCTTDRQKLFALQHLEQLIEKPFTTDNGLIKLTASIGLACAPQHAIEADMLLQKANIAFHHCKRQQQRCTFYQPGMEEESARLLSLEKDLLLALEQDQFIFYFQPQWDLREQKIEAYEALVRWEHPQKGLLMPGQFLPLVEQVGLSKELDLLLLEKAVCTLAEWKKQGIHIPLAVNMSPVHFQVDGLKSRIQQLLLKYQVSPAVLELEITENTAMGDMEKGSNYINELQQMGIRVSIDDFGTGYSSLGYLRKMPIDKIKIDRSFVTEMAANDSDMMIVKTMITLAHGLGKRILAEGVETETQLQLLRTLACDAIQGYLLAKPLPEAEALALLNGCALSK; translated from the coding sequence TTGAGCCCAGAGCTGTTAGCCCGAACCTTGTTGCACCTGACGCAGATAGGGTTTGCATTCACCCTTACCGCATTGCTTTGGTATTTTTTCCGGGTTTATCAACGTAATTACCTGAAATCCTGGGCCATAGCTTTTAGTTGTTTTACTGCTTATGCAGCCTTTATTTTGGTTGAGGTATTTTGGCGACCTGTATTTGCTGCTGAATTTTTAGGCTTAGGCGTAAAGTTTTTATATATCAGTTTTTGTTACGCTTTTGCGGTCTGGATTCTGGTTGGGGTCTATGAAGCTGTGAAACAGCAGCGACTTGCTGCTCGCACCGTAAACCAACTGTTGTTGTTGGTGACTGGTATTTCCTTCCTCTCCGTCACTTTGTTTTTGTTGTTGCCACAGTGGCAAGACATGACTTTGTATCTGCAATTTTATATGCGCTTAGTGCTGATCGGCGTTGCTTTATGTGTGGCAGGCTTCTGGCTTTGGAGTTTAACCAAACGAATTTTTGCAACTAAAGTTGTTGCCAGTGCTATGTTGGCTTGGGGAATATTATTTTTGGCTAGTGCCAGTTCTATACTGTTGCACGACGCTCAGGATGAGCCTATTCAGATTGTGCTTTATTTTAAGCATATTGAGCTGCTGATCCAGGTCATTTTAGGTTTAGGTTTGATCATTTGGTTGCAGGAAGACGAACGCAGCACTAATCAGCAACTTACGGCTAAAACTCAATATCTGGATAGTCACGACCCTTTAACCGGTGCTTTAAATCGTGATGCCTTGCTACGGGAGTTGTCGCTGTTATTGCAAACAGACAATGCATTAACTTTGTTAATGATAGGTCTGGATAGCTTTAAAGTGGTGAACGAATCTGTTGGCTTAAAACAGGGCGATCGCATCTTACGCGAAGTAAATCGCCGTTTTGAATCTTCTATTGTCAAACCCCGCTTAATAGCCCGAACTGGCGGCGATATTTTTGCACTAGTGCTGGAAGACTGCACTACAGACCGACAAAAGCTGTTTGCCTTACAGCATTTGGAACAGTTAATTGAAAAACCTTTCACCACAGACAATGGCCTGATTAAGCTGACCGCCAGTATAGGCCTGGCTTGTGCGCCACAGCATGCTATTGAAGCTGATATGTTGCTGCAAAAAGCCAACATTGCGTTTCACCATTGCAAACGTCAGCAACAACGTTGCACCTTTTATCAGCCTGGCATGGAAGAAGAATCAGCACGTCTGCTTAGTCTGGAGAAAGACTTACTCTTAGCTTTAGAGCAGGACCAGTTTATCTTTTATTTCCAGCCGCAATGGGATCTGCGGGAGCAAAAAATTGAAGCTTATGAGGCTTTGGTGCGTTGGGAACATCCACAAAAAGGCTTATTAATGCCGGGTCAGTTTTTACCTTTGGTCGAACAGGTGGGCTTAAGTAAAGAGCTGGATTTATTGCTTTTGGAAAAAGCCGTCTGCACTTTGGCTGAGTGGAAAAAACAAGGCATTCACATTCCGCTGGCGGTAAATATGTCACCTGTGCATTTTCAGGTTGATGGCTTAAAAAGCCGTATTCAGCAGTTGTTGTTAAAGTATCAGGTATCGCCTGCGGTGCTTGAGTTGGAGATCACTGAAAACACCGCCATGGGCGATATGGAAAAAGGCTCTAACTATATCAACGAGTTGCAGCAAATGGGGATCCGGGTTTCTATTGATGACTTTGGCACCGGCTATTCGTCTTTGGGCTATTTACGCAAAATGCCAATAGATAAAATTAAAATTGACCGCAGTTTTGTTACAGAGATGGCCGCTAATGATTCCGATATGATGATAGTCAAAACCATGATCACGCTGGCTCATGGCTTAGGCAAACGTATTCTGGCTGAAGGGGTGGAAACTGAAACTCAGCTGCAGTTGCTGCGCACTTTGGCTTGTGATGCCATTCAAGGCTATCTGTTGGCCAAACCTTTACCCGAAGCTGAAGCTTTGGCTTTGCTTAATGGTTGTGCCTTATCAAAGTAG
- the rraA gene encoding ribonuclease E activity regulator RraA, giving the protein MEYNTSELCDLYADMIDVVEPIFANYGGRRSFGGTVQTIKCFEDNGLIRQALAEPGVGKVLLIDGGGSARRALIDGELASIAATNGWEGIVCYGSVRDVDTLEDFDIGIQAVNAIPVGADDRGFGEHEIPVNFGGVTFLPGDHLYADNTGIILSPEPLDLE; this is encoded by the coding sequence ATGGAATATAACACTTCGGAATTATGTGACCTTTACGCAGACATGATCGATGTGGTTGAGCCCATTTTCGCCAACTACGGTGGCCGCCGTTCTTTTGGTGGCACAGTCCAGACTATAAAATGCTTTGAAGACAACGGTTTAATTCGTCAGGCTTTGGCTGAACCAGGCGTAGGCAAAGTGTTATTGATTGACGGTGGTGGTTCTGCCCGTCGTGCTTTGATTGATGGTGAGTTAGCTTCTATAGCTGCAACCAATGGCTGGGAAGGCATAGTCTGTTACGGCAGCGTGCGCGATGTCGATACACTGGAAGATTTTGATATTGGCATTCAGGCGGTCAACGCTATTCCTGTTGGTGCTGATGATCGTGGTTTCGGCGAACACGAAATACCGGTAAATTTTGGTGGTGTTACCTTTTTACCTGGCGATCATCTGTATGCCGACAATACAGGTATTATTTTATCCCCTGAGCCTTTAGATCTGGAATAA
- a CDS encoding formimidoylglutamase: MSDALIRYQAASLAAFQQLREGETRLGQMLRYADLALPLSGALAVAKQQGCIFVLLGVPEDIGPRANLGQGGSDLGWQAFIRKFVNLQQNEFLDGSQILLLGELNCVDLQQQSQNASLATLRALCAEIDLRLEPVLLAIFEAGLTPLVIGGGHNNSLPLLSALAKSQQQAVNCINLDPHADFRLLEGRHSGNGFSYAKAQGHLDHYLVMGLHELKNSASSLAQIKKAGVDVLSYQQLFVREQAPWPELLKLWLSQRDPQQVFGIELDTDAITGMPVSAYNSCGVSVQQAEHFVYLLASQMQSRYLHLAEAAPAQHPAGLAAGMNDAGQILTALVCAFLFGKAQL, translated from the coding sequence ATGAGTGATGCTCTAATCCGCTATCAGGCCGCCTCTTTGGCGGCCTTTCAACAGCTACGCGAAGGTGAAACCCGCTTGGGTCAAATGCTGCGTTATGCTGATCTTGCCTTACCTCTGTCTGGCGCTTTAGCTGTGGCTAAACAACAAGGTTGTATTTTTGTGTTGTTGGGCGTGCCTGAAGATATAGGCCCACGCGCCAATTTGGGACAAGGCGGTTCCGATCTGGGCTGGCAGGCCTTTATCCGTAAGTTTGTTAATTTGCAGCAAAACGAATTTTTAGATGGCTCACAGATACTGCTATTGGGTGAGCTGAACTGTGTCGATCTGCAGCAACAAAGTCAAAATGCCAGTCTGGCCACTTTACGAGCGCTCTGCGCAGAGATTGATTTACGTTTAGAGCCAGTGCTATTGGCTATTTTCGAAGCGGGCTTAACTCCGTTGGTGATAGGTGGTGGTCATAACAACAGTTTGCCGCTATTAAGCGCTTTAGCTAAAAGCCAACAGCAGGCCGTTAACTGCATCAACCTCGACCCTCATGCCGATTTCCGTTTGCTGGAAGGTCGCCACAGCGGTAATGGTTTCAGTTATGCCAAAGCCCAGGGGCATTTAGATCATTATCTGGTGATGGGCTTGCACGAGCTGAAAAACTCGGCCAGCTCGTTAGCACAAATTAAAAAAGCTGGTGTAGATGTATTAAGTTATCAGCAACTTTTTGTGCGGGAACAAGCCCCCTGGCCAGAGCTGCTGAAACTCTGGTTAAGCCAGCGTGATCCACAGCAAGTGTTTGGCATAGAGCTGGATACAGACGCCATTACCGGCATGCCGGTCAGCGCCTACAACAGTTGCGGAGTGTCAGTGCAACAAGCAGAGCATTTTGTGTATTTGCTGGCAAGCCAGATGCAAAGCCGTTATCTGCACCTGGCAGAAGCAGCTCCGGCTCAGCACCCGGCGGGTTTAGCGGCTGGCATGAACGATGCGGGTCAGATCTTAACAGCTTTAGTCTGTGCTTTTTTGTTTGGCAAGGCGCAGCTTTAA
- the hutC gene encoding histidine utilization repressor, protein MDNSSGQKKFAAIKDYILSQVETAAWPEHSRIPSENELATQFAVSRMTARRALQELTEQGVLYRTQGVGSFVASPKSQSSLLEIRNIADEIQRRGHFHKAELVQLTSLPCPGVVATALGLSRNAPVFFSLIVHYENQQPLQLEARYVNPEQVPDYLAQDFVLQTPHEYLSAVAPLTDAEHIVEAVLPDELTRQHLKIPASEPCLRLTRRTFSRGGAVSFAYLTSAGSRYRLGGHLNIKPKT, encoded by the coding sequence ATGGACAACAGTTCTGGGCAAAAGAAGTTTGCCGCTATCAAAGATTATATTTTGAGTCAGGTAGAAACTGCGGCCTGGCCTGAGCATAGCCGTATTCCATCGGAAAACGAGCTGGCTACTCAGTTTGCCGTCAGCCGCATGACAGCTCGCCGTGCTTTGCAGGAACTGACCGAACAAGGAGTGTTGTATCGCACTCAGGGTGTCGGCAGTTTTGTCGCATCGCCTAAGTCGCAATCATCCTTGCTGGAAATTCGTAATATTGCCGATGAGATTCAGCGCCGAGGCCATTTTCATAAAGCCGAACTGGTGCAACTGACCAGCTTACCTTGCCCAGGAGTTGTCGCCACAGCTTTAGGCTTAAGCCGTAATGCGCCGGTGTTTTTTTCGCTGATTGTGCATTATGAAAACCAGCAGCCACTGCAACTCGAAGCCCGTTATGTGAACCCGGAGCAAGTGCCTGATTATTTAGCTCAGGACTTTGTACTGCAAACTCCGCATGAATACTTAAGTGCTGTGGCACCACTGACAGACGCCGAGCACATAGTGGAAGCCGTATTGCCGGATGAACTGACCCGTCAGCATTTAAAAATACCTGCTTCTGAACCTTGTTTACGCCTGACACGCCGCACCTTCAGCCGGGGTGGCGCTGTCAGTTTTGCCTATCTGACCTCTGCAGGCAGCCGCTATCGACTAGGCGGACACCTGAATATCAAACCTAAGACTTAA